The DNA window ATTAGAGGACCGGTTTAAACAAGAATAGAGCTATATAGGGAGTTTTTTGTTTATGTAATTATTACTGGGCATAAAATTGTCCAGATGGCAAATTTGCATAAATAGTCGGGGACTCAGCTAACTCCCTTAACAAACCAGGACCCCCACACAACATTGGTTTGTTCAAATGCTAAGAGGTTGGCAGATCTACCATCGagcttcttttaaaatttaaagcttCAATACAAATATAATACCAAATTGTggtgtattttttaatttcaatatgaatttttatttttcataattcaaATCATCAGATTGAAAATTTGATCCATCAATGGTCATGTAGAATGTTGAAACAAAAATGAAAGGAATACTCAGTAGCAGATTCACTTACAACTTGAGGTATGGTTTAGCTCGGATTTCTACTAGAAATTTTCAAGAGAAAGAGGTAAGGCTTGCAATAAATTGGCCGGAAGTCAAAAATAGACTAAATGGTTTACATGTCATTTAGCCCGGGCTGAAAAGAAATTTTGATTTCGTTATTGAATATAATAAGATGAATTTCGACGGATCAAGAAATTTATAGGACTATTACTTGAAGAATAATTATGAATAAGCTCTCCAATGGAGTTCAAGACCAAGCTTATGTTACAGCGCTCATAGAATCAAAAGTACTTTATTATTCTGATTACTCTGCTTTGTTTACTCAGCTTCCTAGAATTTTCTCCTTTAATTTGCataaactaaactaaactatACTATCtataagatttgaaaaaaaattaggtaTACATTAACTCCTATATTCAAGATCTACTACTGCTTACTTTGTTTGTCCCAGTATTTTTTCTCCCATAACTCCACTTGTTTTATTGAATTCTCATTTCTTCTTAAAATAGAATGAAGAGATGAAGGATTATAAGGAGGAAGCACGGTACATGGACCTGTCTCTGCAGGACCCTTAACCATGGATTGCATCATAAACTCCTTCTCTAGTCCATTTGCTTTGCAAGCCATGGATTCCGAACAGAGTTCGATAGCTTTTCGAGGTATAACAGGCTTGAATGTCAACAGCTTTGCATATTCACTTAAGAGATGAAACATGTAATCATACACATAGTCCATCTTCAATTCCTCCTGTATGAATTGACTCGCGGCTTTTCCAATGGCTTGAGCCTGGAAATTAAAAAATCTGATCAGAACACACAAGTTGATCAAATTAATACATGATTAGTTAGAATTTACCTTTTGCTTGTGGGAATTACCCCAATCAACAGCAAATTTAATGGACCTGCACTTGTCGTCATTCTTAATAGGCCAATAATGCTCAACTGGCCTCAAACTTCTAGTGAAGAAATCGTAGTAATGAGGTTTTACAAGCAAAGTTACAGAATCGCATGCAAGAATGTATTTTTCACTGACAGACCAAGCAGATCCTTCAATGTAAATCTTATACCTGTGTCAATTGGCATTTACAAGCAAAATCAATAAGGAACAAGAAAAAGTATACAAATTAATAAGGCTTATAAGTTATATTTACCTGTGCATGCATTGGCTTGCCAAATTTGATTGTTTATACCCTTGCTCTAATTCTTTAATCCAATCCTggccaaatttaaaaaaaaaacttcaggCATTATACagaattattcaaaattaatagCTTTTCATAATGCAAAGAAGCAGTTTTTGTTTTTACCTGTGCATAGACACGAGCATTCCAGTCTTGTTGTTCAGAGACATTACATTTCATAAGATCCTGTCTGGTAGCAGCAACGGTCGGATTTCCTTTCCAGTAAGCATAAGCTTCCCTTTCCATCCATTTTCTCCTCCCATTCCCTTCTTTTAACTCACTCAGCAAACTCTCCCATGGCTTTATGTTGATCTCTGACCTGACATTTAATTTACAGTCACCATTTTAGGAACTACTATTACAGAGCAAATGATGAGCATTAACCAAAACGACAAGTCAAAAGTATACCATCCCCAAAACGACCAGTCAGGAAAAACGACATCAAGTGTATCATCATCGCCGCAGTAGCGAAACAAAGGTGGTGGGCTCGTTGAATTAGGCCCACTGTAGTCCTTTGACTTGACAACTGGCCAGTCGACGCAATCAAACATCATATCTAAATCAGGGACTTTTCCAGGGTATCTCCTTAACAACTGTAGGATCCCCCACAGCGTAAAAACATCTCTAGTTTGAAACGATCTTCTGTACCTCTCAATGTAAGCTTTCCCCTTCACTATTACTAACCGGAAATTCGCCGTCCGTTTGGCTCTCTCCACCATATCCCTTGATATCCCCGTTCGGGCCCACGGTCGTAAGTCTTCATAGATCCAACGGAAGTATTCTGGACACGTTGAGACAGACGGACGGTCCGGATTTTCTGTGGAAGTTGTGGGGTAATTTGTGGGACATGTTCGTGTGAGGTTGAAAGCAGCGCAATCAAGTGGGATCTCGATTTTTTTTAGGGGCTTTTCGGGGATTTGGTCGAGTAAAAGTGGCTTTTGAACCGAGCCGCCAGTAAAAGCCTACAATTCGTTGATAAATGCTAATCAGATGTGCCCAGTtctatttaaactaaaataaaataatttaagtcATGACACGAGTcttgtaaatatttttcaagaaaataaaaaatttaaccgACACCAGCAGCGCATGTTAAGTTAGGACAGCATGTTTAACATTTAAGTGAATACGGTGTCGTCTCCCTAACAGCAAAGCAAATTATGATTGGTTCACCTTGCTTTACTCAAACGGAACAATGGAAATGTCAAATTTTTGTCCGAACGTGaacaattattaataattatagtaAGAAAAATATGTTTACTTACAGAAGAGTCAAGGAGTCGCGTGGTGAAGAACGCGCCGGCGAAGAAAATGAGGAGGAGGAAGACAGTGGAGAATCTTGAAGACAGCTTCATAGAAGTAGAGATGGTGTCGGTGAAATGAGAGTAAGATCCTGAACCATACTGTATATACCGCTGTAACCTCTGTTGCACTCTCATTTTTGTCTCTCTCTCTGTCAGCTAACCGCTTCTGCTAATCACTGACACTTGCATGTCAGATTTGCAGCTGACTCGTTCAGAGACAAGGTACTTTTTCGGTTTTggcttcaaaataaaaaatgaatttcttAATGCATTAAAAGAACGGACACTTTTTAAACAGCTAGTCACTGCAAATTTTGCAGAACgaaatgaaaaaattgagaGGAAAAAACTGgagaaaataaaagaatgagAGATCCAAAGGAGCGGTTACAGTGATGGAGTCTCTCGTGACAGGGCGGCTGTTTGTGTACTTTCCTTCTAAATAGTGTGGAAAATAATTGTAGTTTTGGAAAGGTGGAGGGGAAAACAACAGGACATAGGAACTTCCCACAACTAActgaaaaatcaagaaaatatattagtaacaatcaaaaatttcattcttctaattttataaaaagaaatttctCCTGCGAACGTTAAAAATCCCTCTCTGATAATAAAAAAGAGATAAATCTTGACGAAAGAAacttaaaatatgtttaattattgATTGTTCtaatagttttataattataaaataaactttttgaCCTTTGACTTTAAAATAGCTTCTACTCTTATCGTTTTCCACTAGATCATGAGGATGATATAAATG is part of the Mercurialis annua linkage group LG3, ddMerAnnu1.2, whole genome shotgun sequence genome and encodes:
- the LOC126675298 gene encoding uncharacterized protein LOC126675298 isoform X2; this encodes MRVQQRLQRYIQYGSGSYSHFTDTISTSMKLSSRFSTVFLLLIFFAGAFFTTRLLDSSAFTGGSVQKPLLLDQIPEKPLKKIEIPLDCAAFNLTRTCPTNYPTTSTENPDRPSVSTCPEYFRWIYEDLRPWARTGISRDMVERAKRTANFRLVIVKGKAYIERYRRSFQTRDVFTLWGILQLLRRYPGKVPDLDMMFDCVDWPVVKSKDYSGPNSTSPPPLFRYCGDDDTLDVVFPDWSFWGWSEINIKPWESLLSELKEGNGRRKWMEREAYAYWKGNPTVAATRQDLMKCNVSEQQDWNARVYAQDWIKELEQGYKQSNLASQCMHRYKIYIEGSAWSVSEKYILACDSVTLLVKPHYYDFFTRSLRPVEHYWPIKNDDKCRSIKFAVDWGNSHKQKAQAIGKAASQFIQEELKMDYVYDYMFHLLSEYAKLLTFKPVIPRKAIELCSESMACKANGLEKEFMMQSMVKGPAETGPCTVLPPYNPSSLHSILRRNENSIKQVELWEKKYWDKQKKK
- the LOC126675298 gene encoding uncharacterized protein LOC126675298 isoform X1 is translated as MRVQQRLQRYIQYGSGSYSHFTDTISTSMKLSSRFSTVFLLLIFFAGAFFTTRLLDSSAFTGGSVQKPLLLDQIPEKPLKKIEIPLDCAAFNLTRTCPTNYPTTSTENPDRPSVSTCPEYFRWIYEDLRPWARTGISRDMVERAKRTANFRLVIVKGKAYIERYRRSFQTRDVFTLWGILQLLRRYPGKVPDLDMMFDCVDWPVVKSKDYSGPNSTSPPPLFRYCGDDDTLDVVFPDWSFWGWSEINIKPWESLLSELKEGNGRRKWMEREAYAYWKGNPTVAATRQDLMKCNVSEQQDWNARVYAQDWIKELEQGYKQSNLASQCMHRYKIYIEGSAWSVSEKYILACDSVTLLVKPHYYDFFTRSLRPVEHYWPIKNDDKCRSIKFAVDWGNSHKQKAQAIGKAASQFIQEELKMDYVYDYMFHLLSEYAKLLTFKPVIPRKAIELCSESMACKANGLEKEFMMQSMVKGPAETGPCTVLPPYNPSSLHSILRRNENSIKQVELWEKKYWDKQSKQ